Proteins found in one Erythrobacter sp. KY5 genomic segment:
- a CDS encoding ATP-grasp domain-containing protein, translating to MIAGPILLTGAGGDIGVSLARILREAFPDATLVGADCNPNAEGATFFDRFVALPRADSPDYLSALRNLVRESAAQVLIPLAEAELARLLEAQAIGLYFESAVMVTANERSLSVGLDKLATAQALQAAGIPSPESGIVGVDQPGDYDVIVKPRCGQGSKGLLQLRRQDFDTQTKARSGDIWQRWLKSRENEFTCGLVRFVGMPTRSLSFRRALKGGLTGSGEVVHDPRIDAVCKEVAETLDLDGAINVQLRMDGGNPTIFEINPRFSSTVGFRHRLGFQDCVWSIVNRLWLASGNYEPPAAGTLIERGEREIIRMPEAIAM from the coding sequence GTGATTGCCGGGCCAATCCTTCTGACCGGTGCTGGAGGCGACATCGGCGTCTCGCTCGCCCGCATCCTTCGCGAGGCGTTCCCCGATGCCACACTGGTTGGTGCGGACTGCAACCCAAATGCGGAGGGGGCGACCTTCTTCGACCGTTTCGTTGCCTTGCCGCGCGCTGATTCGCCGGACTATTTGTCTGCGCTGCGAAATCTGGTCCGTGAAAGCGCCGCGCAGGTCCTGATTCCGCTCGCCGAAGCGGAGCTTGCCCGATTACTCGAAGCGCAGGCGATCGGCCTGTATTTCGAAAGCGCCGTTATGGTCACGGCAAACGAGCGATCGCTTTCGGTCGGTCTCGATAAGCTCGCCACCGCTCAGGCATTGCAGGCGGCGGGCATCCCATCACCGGAAAGCGGCATTGTCGGCGTGGATCAGCCCGGCGACTATGACGTGATCGTCAAGCCACGATGTGGGCAGGGTAGCAAGGGCCTGCTGCAGCTTCGCCGCCAGGATTTTGACACCCAGACCAAGGCGCGTTCCGGTGACATCTGGCAACGTTGGCTGAAGAGCCGGGAGAATGAATTTACCTGCGGGCTGGTTCGTTTCGTCGGGATGCCCACCCGTAGCCTGAGTTTTCGAAGGGCCTTGAAAGGGGGACTGACCGGCAGCGGAGAGGTCGTACACGATCCGCGCATCGATGCGGTTTGCAAAGAGGTGGCCGAAACGCTCGATCTCGATGGAGCCATCAATGTCCAGCTTCGCATGGATGGAGGCAACCCGACTATCTTCGAGATCAATCCTCGCTTTTCGAGCACCGTGGGTTTCCGCCATCGACTGGGTTTTCAGGATTGCGTCTGGTCGATCGTCAATCGCCTCTGGTTGGCGAGCGGCAATTACGAACCGCCCGCTGCTGGCACGCTGATCGAACGCGGCGAAAGAGAGATCATCCGAATGCCTGAGGCTATCGCCATGTGA
- a CDS encoding metallophosphoesterase produces the protein MKVAVLADIHANLAALECVLEEVRAEGIERLIVLGDIVGYYHDPRAVIDALAEFECTAIQGNHDRMALDARLDVSVLENYRNRYGSGLDAVFEQFEERHWDWLAGKPPTREIELGEYRILLAHGTPFDADAYIYPDAPPQLLAKLGEELPVDQIWLGHTHWPFIRSGTPTILNPGSVGQPRDVGGLASWTIFHPETGAIAPRRTEFPVEALLAQCAIRDAARTNLAHSLTRRRIRQSA, from the coding sequence ATGAAGGTCGCTGTCCTCGCCGACATTCACGCCAATCTCGCCGCGCTTGAATGCGTGCTCGAAGAGGTTCGCGCCGAAGGGATCGAGCGGCTCATCGTGCTGGGCGACATTGTCGGATATTATCACGATCCTCGCGCGGTAATCGATGCTCTTGCCGAATTTGAATGCACCGCAATCCAAGGCAATCACGATCGCATGGCTCTTGATGCGCGCCTCGATGTGAGCGTGCTTGAGAACTACCGGAACCGCTATGGCTCCGGTCTGGATGCGGTGTTCGAGCAGTTCGAAGAGAGACACTGGGACTGGTTGGCGGGGAAGCCTCCAACGCGCGAAATCGAGCTTGGCGAGTATCGGATCCTCCTCGCCCATGGCACTCCTTTCGATGCAGACGCGTACATTTATCCCGATGCACCGCCACAACTTTTGGCCAAGCTTGGCGAAGAGCTCCCAGTCGACCAGATTTGGCTTGGGCACACGCATTGGCCATTCATTCGGTCCGGCACGCCGACGATCCTGAATCCCGGTTCGGTCGGCCAGCCGCGCGATGTCGGAGGGCTCGCAAGCTGGACCATCTTCCATCCGGAAACCGGTGCGATCGCGCCGCGCCGCACCGAATTTCCCGTAGAGGCACTGCTCGCACAATGCGCAATTCGCGATGCCGCCCGAACTAATCTCGCCCACTCGCTCACGCGCCGGCGGATAAGGCAAAGCGCGTGA
- a CDS encoding cytidylyltransferase domain-containing protein, with the protein MKVLAIIPARGGSKGLPGKNLRILAGKPLIVWSIQHAVNSEAITDVVVSTDSPEIAAVARGCGAEVPFLRPAHLATDTAPTEPVMLHALCAMENMGRSYDCVALLQPTSPLRANEMSARALAQLKAEEADSLLTVTESHAFFWRQSPVRALYDVANRPRRQDIPSEKRHYRETGSLYLTRRDVLVREGNRLGGKIALLETREEEGFEIDSLADFRLLETLMSEAIPA; encoded by the coding sequence TTGAAGGTTCTCGCTATCATTCCGGCGCGCGGCGGGTCGAAAGGCCTGCCGGGCAAAAATCTTCGGATACTGGCAGGCAAGCCGCTGATCGTCTGGTCGATCCAGCATGCGGTCAACAGCGAGGCAATCACTGACGTGGTCGTCAGCACCGACTCGCCCGAAATTGCCGCGGTCGCGCGCGGGTGCGGGGCCGAAGTGCCGTTTTTGCGGCCTGCGCACCTTGCCACGGACACCGCACCGACCGAGCCTGTGATGCTTCACGCGCTTTGCGCGATGGAGAATATGGGCCGCAGCTATGATTGCGTTGCGCTGCTTCAGCCGACCTCGCCACTGCGCGCTAACGAGATGAGCGCACGCGCCCTCGCCCAGCTCAAGGCCGAGGAAGCCGACAGCTTGCTGACCGTCACCGAAAGCCATGCATTCTTCTGGCGACAATCGCCGGTGCGTGCGCTCTACGATGTCGCCAACCGGCCGCGCCGACAGGACATTCCTTCTGAAAAGCGCCATTACCGGGAAACCGGCTCACTCTATCTGACCCGCCGTGACGTGCTGGTCCGTGAAGGCAACCGGCTTGGCGGGAAAATCGCGCTGCTCGAAACGCGCGAGGAGGAAGGCTTCGAGATCGATAGTCTTGCCGATTTCCGTCTGCTCGAAACCCTGATGTCGGAGGCGATCCCGGCATGA
- a CDS encoding SDR family NAD(P)-dependent oxidoreductase: protein MTRLPALPEMSVVAVISGARSGLGAAVYRSLLASRVHCVPIVRAPIDAPGETQCIVNLASPHDWSAKLGPFLSHLAFERLWFFDIAAVLPLGGMIDDGAAGRLEEAMMVNVANPLAIASALGSIARSRAASLDVVHVSSGAADRAIPGWGAYCASKAAARLGWQSLAEENADICVHVFQPGVIATAMQAHLRHAADPAAAPESMLRQPEDVAQDLLAAAGFPI, encoded by the coding sequence GTGACCCGGCTGCCAGCGCTGCCTGAAATGAGTGTGGTCGCGGTCATTTCAGGTGCGAGAAGCGGTCTGGGAGCAGCCGTCTATCGCTCGCTGCTTGCAAGCCGGGTCCACTGTGTCCCCATCGTGCGCGCGCCGATTGATGCGCCGGGCGAAACGCAATGCATCGTCAATCTCGCCAGCCCGCACGACTGGAGCGCCAAACTAGGTCCATTCCTGAGCCACCTCGCCTTTGAGCGCCTCTGGTTCTTCGATATCGCTGCAGTCCTTCCCCTCGGCGGCATGATTGATGACGGGGCCGCAGGGCGATTGGAGGAGGCGATGATGGTCAATGTTGCAAACCCCCTCGCCATTGCCAGCGCTCTTGGATCAATCGCGCGGTCCCGCGCTGCGTCTTTAGATGTCGTCCACGTCTCTAGCGGGGCTGCAGATCGGGCGATCCCGGGCTGGGGCGCATATTGCGCAAGCAAGGCCGCAGCCCGGCTTGGCTGGCAGAGCCTGGCGGAAGAGAACGCGGACATTTGCGTCCACGTCTTCCAGCCCGGCGTTATCGCAACGGCAATGCAGGCGCACTTGCGCCATGCAGCCGATCCGGCGGCCGCGCCAGAGTCGATGCTGAGACAGCCAGAAGATGTGGCGCAGGATCTGCTCGCGGCAGCGGGTTTTCCCATATGA
- a CDS encoding polysaccharide biosynthesis tyrosine autokinase: MTDSTNLVPMRPLAAQAIPLPPDLTGGRERGGMRPVLVQYLDVLRRRKWVIAAAILAAVMAALVITLLTRPTYTATTQVQVSREQANVTNVQGVESENVGRDLEFYQTQYELLEARSLAERVVRGLRLDSNADFWNAHGVDPAAIDESALAQAGDTGARAKAAASTYPDPRRSVNARERVAIETLLENVAVNPIRGSSLIDVDYSSFDPEMSARIANVWVDEFIAQSIARKFDSTAEARNFLEGRLDELRSKVEQSERAVVDFATQQGIITLTTESGGQGTAQIRERTLASENLQGLNAELIAATGERVAAQALARGSGSAQTNATLARLREQRAVSAAELAELMVQFEPGYPRAMALEQQIAELDSAIFTEESRISRAASEAFLAAQRREAELRSRVSGLSGEVLSQRRDAIQYNIFQREADTNRQLYDSLLQRYKEIGVAAVSASNIAVIDTAEPPQRPSSPNLLLNLALALVAGTIGAGGLVFLLEQSTEGLTDPSKVQEALGIPLLGSVPQVPDHDDPVELVADPKTEIAESYIAIRSSLAFTTTQGVPKSFMLVSSQPAEGKSLSALALALVLARMGKRVLLIDADLRNPSAHAYLGTHRKVGLSNYLAGDDQVSALIQSVRPNLDLMASGPCVPSAAELFSSDRLRDLTSRMTREYDHVIVDSAPVIGLADAPLVSQAVEAVIFVAEAGRVSVRGLNSALERMAAAGSPIVGAILTKLDRRSSQYGYGYSYSYSYSDRIEATRGAA, translated from the coding sequence ATGACCGACAGCACAAATCTCGTCCCCATGCGCCCCCTTGCAGCGCAAGCCATACCGCTTCCACCCGATCTGACCGGCGGGCGCGAGAGAGGCGGCATGAGGCCGGTTCTTGTGCAATATCTAGACGTCCTGCGCCGGCGCAAATGGGTCATTGCCGCTGCAATTCTGGCCGCGGTGATGGCCGCGCTTGTCATCACATTGCTCACCCGCCCGACTTATACCGCAACGACACAGGTGCAGGTCAGCCGCGAACAGGCCAATGTGACCAACGTTCAAGGCGTGGAGTCCGAAAACGTTGGGCGCGACCTTGAGTTTTACCAGACCCAGTATGAGCTGCTCGAAGCGCGTTCGCTCGCAGAGCGGGTCGTGCGCGGGCTGCGGCTCGATAGCAACGCGGATTTCTGGAACGCGCACGGCGTCGATCCCGCTGCCATCGACGAAAGCGCTCTGGCGCAGGCTGGCGACACAGGCGCGCGCGCCAAAGCGGCAGCCAGCACCTATCCCGATCCGCGCCGCAGCGTAAATGCGCGCGAGCGGGTTGCTATCGAAACGCTCCTTGAAAACGTTGCGGTCAACCCGATCCGCGGATCGTCTCTCATCGACGTCGACTATTCCTCTTTCGACCCCGAAATGTCCGCGCGCATCGCCAATGTCTGGGTCGATGAATTCATCGCGCAGTCGATCGCGCGCAAATTCGATTCCACCGCCGAAGCGCGCAATTTCCTCGAAGGGCGTCTTGATGAGTTGCGCTCCAAGGTCGAACAATCTGAGAGAGCAGTGGTCGATTTTGCGACCCAGCAGGGGATCATCACCCTGACAACGGAAAGCGGCGGTCAGGGCACGGCCCAGATCCGCGAACGCACGCTCGCATCGGAAAATCTGCAGGGGCTGAACGCCGAACTGATCGCTGCGACCGGCGAACGCGTTGCAGCGCAGGCGCTTGCGCGCGGCAGCGGGTCCGCTCAGACCAACGCCACGCTCGCAAGGCTTCGCGAACAGCGCGCCGTGAGCGCAGCCGAACTTGCCGAACTGATGGTACAGTTCGAACCCGGCTATCCGCGCGCCATGGCACTTGAGCAACAGATCGCTGAACTCGATAGCGCGATCTTTACCGAAGAATCGCGGATCAGCCGCGCCGCCAGCGAGGCATTCCTTGCCGCTCAAAGGCGCGAGGCAGAGCTGCGATCACGGGTTAGCGGATTGTCCGGCGAAGTGCTGTCGCAGCGGCGCGATGCCATCCAGTACAACATATTCCAGCGCGAAGCGGATACGAACCGGCAACTCTATGACAGCCTCCTTCAACGCTACAAGGAGATCGGTGTCGCTGCGGTTTCGGCAAGCAATATCGCGGTCATCGACACAGCGGAACCGCCACAGCGTCCCTCATCGCCCAACCTGTTGCTGAACCTTGCGCTCGCGCTGGTCGCAGGCACGATCGGGGCTGGTGGCCTGGTATTCCTCCTCGAACAGAGCACCGAAGGCCTGACCGATCCAAGCAAGGTGCAGGAGGCGCTTGGCATTCCCCTTCTTGGCAGTGTCCCGCAGGTGCCCGACCATGACGACCCGGTCGAGCTTGTCGCCGATCCCAAGACTGAGATCGCCGAAAGCTATATCGCGATCCGGTCAAGCCTTGCCTTCACGACCACGCAAGGCGTTCCCAAGAGCTTTATGTTGGTGAGCTCGCAACCCGCCGAAGGCAAAAGCCTGAGCGCGCTTGCACTCGCGCTCGTGCTCGCGCGGATGGGCAAGCGGGTGTTGCTGATCGATGCCGACCTGCGCAATCCATCGGCGCACGCCTATCTTGGCACGCATCGCAAGGTTGGCTTGTCGAACTATCTTGCAGGCGACGATCAGGTCAGCGCGCTGATCCAGAGCGTGCGACCCAATCTCGACCTCATGGCGTCCGGTCCCTGCGTGCCAAGCGCTGCGGAGCTGTTTTCGAGCGATCGCCTGCGCGATCTCACGTCGCGCATGACCAGAGAATACGACCACGTCATCGTGGATTCGGCCCCGGTCATCGGGCTGGCCGATGCGCCGCTCGTCAGTCAGGCCGTCGAAGCGGTCATATTCGTGGCAGAGGCGGGCCGTGTTTCCGTGCGCGGGCTCAATTCGGCGCTTGAGCGTATGGCCGCGGCGGGATCGCCGATCGTCGGCGCGATCCTCACAAAGCTCGATCGGCGATCATCGCAATACGGATACGGATACAGCTACTCCTATTCCTATTCCGACCGGATTGAGGCGACACGCGGTGCAGCCTGA
- a CDS encoding N-acetylneuraminate synthase family protein: MIIDTNLKPYVVFAEEDLLVALRKISDNRRGSVLCISQSGRLEGVLTDGDVRRWLVEADRFDFDVTALSVANTQFTAARDGMDDGAIQAMFSDRVSFVPVLDAQDRVVAVAWEDARRISIGKHSIGEDEPCYIIAEIGNNHNGSLDLAKDLIELAAEAGADCAKFQMRDMASLYRGGGDAGDRSADLGAQYTLDLLARMQLSNDEMLEAFDHCKSVGIQPLCTPWDKASLSILEDYGMPAYKLASADLTNHELVGALARTGKVLICSTGMSSQAEIEDAANLLRRHGSPFVLLHCNSTYPAPFKDINLSFMERLGKLSNGLVGYSGHERGYHVPVAAVARGAKVVEKHFTLDRAMEGNDHRVSLLPAEFRAMVEQIREVEAAMGSSGPRVVTQGEMMNREVLGKSLVAARPITEGAILCDDDFAVRSPGQGLEPYRRKDLIGRAAKHDMRAGDFFFPSDLDEEVAKARDYSFRRPFGVPVRYHDLAHMVDASSLDLVEFHFSFKDLEVDIEEALGERRFDIDLVVHAPELFAGDHVMDLCAPDPEYRSRSIRELQRVVDVTRNLAGRFKGGSPIPIIVNAGGFTADRPMPDAARPGCYAKIADAIESLDTEGVEIIPQTMPPYPWHFGGQRFHNLFMRADEIARYCEDHGARICLDISHSALAATHLKTSFETFLNRVAPYTRHLHMVDAAGIDGEGLQIGDGTIDFEMVAKVLDQAAPQASFIPEIWQGHKDSGAGFWTALDRLEAWF; the protein is encoded by the coding sequence ATGATCATCGACACCAACCTCAAACCCTATGTGGTCTTCGCTGAGGAAGACCTGTTGGTGGCTCTTCGCAAGATCAGCGATAATCGGCGCGGCAGCGTTCTGTGCATTTCGCAGTCCGGGCGCCTGGAAGGGGTGCTTACCGACGGCGACGTTCGGCGCTGGCTGGTGGAGGCGGACCGTTTCGATTTCGACGTCACTGCGCTCAGCGTCGCCAACACGCAATTCACCGCCGCGCGTGACGGCATGGATGACGGCGCAATCCAGGCGATGTTTTCGGACCGGGTAAGCTTCGTACCCGTCCTCGATGCGCAGGACCGCGTGGTTGCGGTTGCATGGGAAGACGCCCGGCGAATTTCGATCGGGAAGCATTCGATAGGCGAGGATGAGCCCTGCTACATCATTGCCGAGATCGGCAATAACCATAATGGCAGCCTCGATCTCGCCAAGGATCTGATCGAACTCGCTGCCGAAGCCGGTGCCGATTGTGCAAAGTTCCAGATGCGCGACATGGCCTCGCTTTACCGGGGCGGAGGCGATGCGGGCGATCGCAGCGCGGATCTGGGTGCGCAATACACGCTCGACCTTCTGGCCCGTATGCAGCTGTCCAATGACGAGATGCTGGAAGCTTTCGATCATTGCAAATCGGTCGGGATTCAGCCGCTTTGCACGCCGTGGGACAAGGCCAGCCTCTCCATTCTCGAAGATTATGGCATGCCGGCATACAAGCTGGCATCGGCGGATTTGACCAATCACGAATTGGTCGGCGCGCTTGCCCGAACCGGCAAGGTGCTGATCTGCTCAACAGGCATGTCCAGCCAAGCCGAGATTGAGGATGCGGCAAACCTGCTGCGACGCCACGGATCGCCTTTCGTCCTGTTGCATTGCAATTCGACCTATCCCGCCCCGTTCAAGGACATCAATCTCTCCTTCATGGAGCGGCTGGGCAAGCTGTCGAACGGCCTCGTTGGCTATTCAGGGCATGAGCGCGGCTACCACGTCCCCGTCGCAGCGGTGGCGCGCGGGGCAAAGGTGGTGGAGAAGCACTTCACACTCGATCGCGCCATGGAAGGCAACGACCACCGCGTGAGCCTGCTTCCGGCCGAGTTCAGGGCGATGGTCGAACAGATACGCGAGGTGGAGGCCGCGATGGGGTCAAGCGGCCCGCGCGTGGTTACGCAAGGCGAGATGATGAACCGCGAAGTGCTGGGCAAAAGCCTCGTCGCGGCACGTCCGATCACCGAGGGCGCAATACTTTGCGATGACGATTTCGCCGTGCGCAGTCCGGGCCAGGGGCTTGAGCCTTACCGACGCAAGGACCTCATCGGGCGCGCCGCCAAGCATGACATGCGAGCGGGCGATTTCTTCTTTCCCAGCGACCTTGACGAAGAAGTCGCAAAGGCGCGGGATTACAGTTTCCGCAGACCCTTTGGCGTGCCGGTACGCTATCATGATCTGGCGCATATGGTGGACGCCTCCAGCCTTGACCTCGTCGAGTTTCATTTCTCGTTCAAGGATCTCGAAGTCGACATCGAAGAGGCGTTGGGCGAAAGGCGCTTCGACATCGACCTGGTCGTCCATGCACCCGAACTGTTCGCAGGAGACCACGTGATGGACCTGTGCGCGCCCGACCCCGAATATCGCTCGCGTTCTATTCGCGAATTGCAGCGGGTCGTCGATGTGACCCGCAACCTGGCCGGGCGATTCAAAGGCGGGTCACCGATACCGATCATCGTCAATGCCGGCGGCTTCACCGCTGACCGTCCGATGCCGGACGCGGCCCGGCCGGGCTGCTATGCGAAGATTGCCGATGCTATTGAGAGCCTTGATACCGAGGGCGTCGAGATAATTCCGCAGACTATGCCGCCCTACCCATGGCATTTTGGCGGCCAGCGTTTTCACAATCTGTTTATGCGCGCAGATGAGATCGCCAGATATTGCGAAGATCATGGCGCGCGCATCTGCCTCGACATTTCACACTCGGCGCTTGCGGCAACACATCTCAAGACCAGCTTCGAAACTTTCCTGAACCGGGTCGCCCCTTACACCCGTCACCTGCATATGGTCGATGCAGCCGGCATTGACGGAGAGGGGCTTCAGATCGGCGATGGCACGATCGACTTCGAAATGGTCGCGAAGGTCCTCGATCAGGCAGCGCCCCAGGCAAGCTTCATCCCCGAAATATGGCAGGGCCACAAGGACAGTGGGGCAGGCTTCTGGACCGCGCTCGACCGGTTGGAGGCATGGTTTTGA
- a CDS encoding DUF6418 domain-containing protein: MSALSLLFLAVFLAIIAHLAVRRKALMLAGFFTIFPLVYRSIDITVLDLFGPMYTRELGAFVGGNFAAPVFIYSALALVVPLMWLFPDKGRRFAAIARLRPVYSAYHWTLANFAFAGGLAVIGALAVNFVLTGTIPIMQGIDRIAYAMSAGPVHSIAYELNFLLNFVFGAFTILPRLNGRGFDLRFALLAAILTAYWVITGNRFSVFFVLISFYLMPAALVIIARAAGRIGDLDPHLVGQRILTSGVSRAGAILGLVLLVSGLLYNSYYNVRDYREPLHEIEERVLVQPVHLWANAWERVDFENVADPINEHAAREIFDPIDPSRNSTIQYLMTLELGYFRAEELTRLGQAYNGGYPEVHFELLGAWLPFVTLPLAGIVTAWFLCLFLKLLYRNLILTSVLGLYVYFGITLHYTGGMLTFLLAPTYWVKIALFLLCWAIERHIVERGVQPRIALHRRACDPAASAA; the protein is encoded by the coding sequence ATGAGCGCGCTCAGCCTTCTCTTTCTCGCGGTGTTTCTGGCAATCATCGCTCATCTCGCAGTGAGGCGTAAAGCCCTGATGCTGGCCGGGTTCTTCACCATCTTCCCGTTGGTCTATCGTTCGATCGACATCACGGTGCTCGATCTGTTCGGCCCCATGTACACGCGCGAACTTGGCGCCTTCGTTGGCGGCAATTTTGCAGCGCCGGTGTTCATTTATTCAGCGCTCGCATTGGTCGTCCCGCTGATGTGGCTCTTCCCCGACAAGGGGCGCAGGTTTGCGGCCATCGCCCGGCTGCGGCCTGTCTACTCCGCGTATCACTGGACGTTGGCCAATTTCGCATTTGCGGGCGGTCTCGCGGTCATCGGAGCGCTCGCGGTGAACTTCGTGCTGACGGGCACAATTCCCATCATGCAAGGCATCGACCGCATTGCTTACGCGATGAGCGCCGGGCCAGTGCATTCGATTGCCTATGAGCTCAATTTCCTGCTCAATTTCGTATTCGGTGCCTTCACGATCCTGCCCCGGCTCAACGGGCGGGGATTCGATCTGCGATTTGCGCTGCTCGCTGCGATACTGACCGCGTACTGGGTGATCACGGGCAACCGCTTCAGCGTGTTTTTCGTGCTCATCTCGTTTTACCTGATGCCAGCCGCGCTTGTGATTATCGCACGCGCGGCCGGGCGGATCGGCGATCTCGACCCGCACCTAGTGGGCCAACGCATCCTAACGTCCGGGGTCAGCAGGGCGGGGGCAATCCTGGGGCTGGTGCTGTTGGTGTCGGGGCTGCTCTACAATTCATACTACAACGTGCGCGACTATCGCGAACCGCTGCACGAAATCGAAGAGCGCGTGTTGGTGCAACCGGTCCACCTATGGGCAAATGCCTGGGAAAGGGTCGATTTCGAGAATGTCGCCGATCCGATCAACGAACATGCCGCTCGCGAGATTTTCGATCCGATCGACCCGAGCCGCAACAGCACGATTCAATATCTGATGACGCTGGAACTGGGATACTTCCGCGCCGAAGAGCTGACGCGCCTCGGGCAAGCGTATAATGGTGGCTATCCCGAGGTGCATTTCGAGCTGCTGGGAGCCTGGTTGCCCTTTGTCACGCTCCCGCTTGCCGGGATCGTTACGGCGTGGTTCCTCTGTCTTTTCCTGAAGCTGCTGTACCGAAACCTGATCCTGACCTCGGTGCTGGGTCTCTATGTCTATTTCGGCATAACGCTTCATTATACGGGCGGAATGCTGACTTTTCTCCTGGCGCCAACCTATTGGGTCAAGATCGCGCTGTTCCTCCTGTGTTGGGCGATCGAGCGACACATCGTCGAGCGTGGAGTACAGCCGCGCATTGCGTTGCATCGGCGCGCCTGTGACCCGGCTGCCAGCGCTGCCTGA
- a CDS encoding surface carbohydrate biosynthesis protein: MVLTDMAALRLDAPKRNVAVAGETRPGSVRNSADIAAADKRRPHRIGLVIDHPLRDLDGMCLLAQLLCGRGHEVVLMPFYTQHLDLPNLDIDLIVLNYVRPANRALVEAASARGIALAVLDTEGGLLPETGPTSAHGIAAYLRESGLDIALSLYLFWGEALRDAVVENTDLSLPRAVVTGSPRFDLAASRYRRADERRDRVLVNTNFPIVNPAQTGRRSIDDKALRSAGFTDQEIADLAESVRGVMDRMVATVGRLADARPSRSFVIRPHPFERCEPYEAAFAAHPNIVVEREGSAMNALLQSDCMLHVNCTTAVEASLCGVPSISLDFINDARLQAMASLPTKVSHNANDVAHTLALIDRSHTLDAASQAKDISPFFGPLDARAAERAADALSSATLIDPRLPSAKGLPAKRWLNALAGRTVGSAGIEQVRQSLKPSRAIKSFSAADVEPRLDHFASVHGSVAAAIEPVRTALGADTMALRLSPVTARPAD; this comes from the coding sequence ATGGTTTTGACCGACATGGCCGCCCTTCGCCTGGACGCGCCGAAGCGAAATGTCGCTGTTGCGGGTGAAACCCGGCCGGGCAGTGTGCGAAATAGCGCCGATATAGCCGCAGCCGATAAACGCAGACCTCACCGGATCGGTCTGGTGATCGATCATCCGCTGCGCGACCTCGACGGGATGTGCTTGCTCGCGCAATTGCTGTGCGGTCGGGGGCACGAAGTTGTTCTGATGCCGTTCTACACGCAACATCTCGATCTGCCCAACCTCGATATCGACCTGATCGTGCTCAACTATGTGCGGCCGGCCAATCGGGCTCTGGTCGAAGCAGCCTCGGCGCGCGGCATTGCGCTTGCAGTTCTGGATACAGAAGGGGGGCTGTTGCCGGAGACCGGGCCCACTTCTGCGCACGGGATTGCCGCCTATCTGCGAGAGAGCGGCCTCGACATCGCGCTATCGCTCTATCTCTTCTGGGGGGAGGCACTGCGCGATGCGGTGGTCGAGAACACCGATCTTTCCCTTCCCCGCGCCGTGGTAACAGGGTCGCCGCGGTTTGACCTTGCCGCAAGCCGATACAGGCGCGCCGACGAGCGCCGCGACCGCGTCCTGGTCAACACCAACTTCCCGATTGTCAATCCGGCGCAGACCGGTCGCAGGTCTATCGATGACAAGGCGCTGCGCAGCGCCGGCTTTACCGATCAGGAAATCGCCGACCTGGCAGAATCGGTGCGCGGGGTGATGGATCGCATGGTCGCGACTGTCGGCAGGCTTGCGGACGCCCGGCCATCACGCTCTTTCGTCATCCGGCCTCACCCGTTCGAGAGATGCGAGCCTTACGAAGCCGCATTCGCAGCGCATCCCAATATCGTTGTGGAGCGAGAAGGCAGCGCGATGAACGCGCTGTTGCAATCCGACTGCATGCTGCACGTCAACTGCACCACCGCTGTAGAGGCGAGCCTTTGCGGCGTCCCTTCCATTTCGCTCGATTTCATCAACGATGCGCGGCTGCAGGCGATGGCAAGCCTGCCCACAAAGGTCAGCCACAACGCGAACGATGTTGCGCATACTCTGGCGCTCATCGATCGCTCACACACGCTTGACGCTGCCTCACAGGCGAAAGACATTTCGCCTTTCTTCGGGCCGCTCGACGCAAGGGCTGCTGAGCGCGCTGCAGATGCCTTGAGTTCAGCCACGCTGATTGATCCGCGCCTACCCAGCGCGAAAGGCCTGCCGGCAAAGAGATGGCTGAACGCCTTGGCCGGTCGGACTGTAGGTTCCGCGGGTATCGAGCAGGTCAGGCAATCGCTCAAACCGTCGCGCGCGATCAAATCGTTCAGCGCTGCCGATGTTGAGCCCCGCCTGGACCATTTCGCCTCAGTTCACGGATCTGTTGCCGCAGCGATTGAGCCGGTTCGTACCGCATTGGGTGCCGACACGATGGCACTGCGCCTCAGCCCGGTTACGGCGCGACCCGCGGACTAA